GTGTTGAATTTTACAATAAATACATTGAGGAATCTAACAAAGAGCTAAGAAGATTATACGCATATATCTATAATGCCAGATATTTCTATAACAAAGGTAAGAAAGAAAACTGCTCATACTTTGTGCCTCAGATAAACAGAATTATAAATTCTTTGAGTCAGGACGATAGAAATATAATCTTCGGATCATATTATTATGATCTTGGTAAAATATACAGCACAAATCCTGATCCTCTTTATTTTGATAATCTTATCGAACTGGATCCTGTTCACAAAAAAAATTATGAAAATATTAGAAAAAAATAAAATGATTACTAGATCTGCCAAGGAAACTAAAAAGATTGCAGGGAAGTTGGCTGAAAGCTTCACTGGAGGGGAGATAATTCTGTTTCGCGGAGAAGTTGGAGCTGGAAAAACTGTTTTCACTCAAGGTATTTGTGAGAAGCTCGGAGTTAAAGACTATGTCAATTCCCCAAGCTACGTTTTACTAAATACTTATAAATCCGAAAAATTTAACTTTTATCACTATGATCTTTACAGGATAGGCTCAATAGATGAATTGACAGAATTGGGCTACTATGAGTTTCCTGGAAAACCTGAAAATATTACAATAATAGAATGGTCAGAACTTCTTGAATGTGAAATGCCTGAAAGTTATATCATAGTGGAAATTAAAGTAATAGATTCAAAAACAAGAGAAATTATTATTACGAGAGGTTAGATGAAAATTTTATCATTGGAGTCATCAGGGCACTTCTCTTCAATATCACTTTTTGAAGATGAAAAATGTATGGATTTTATTGAAAACAGAGACAAACATGCTCATAATGGAGCTTTAAGTTCAATGATAAACAATTGCTTTAATAATAATTCTGTGAAAGCTTCTCAAATTGATTTGTATGTTATTGATGGTGGTCCTGGTTCATTTACAGGACTTAGAATTGGTGCAAGCTTATTAAAATCTTTAAGCTTTTCAGTAGATAAACCTTTTATTAGCTTGAATTCAACTGAGATTATAGCTTATAAACTGATGAAGCAAAAAAAACTTGCATCCGGTATTATCAGAGTTTTATATGACGGAAGACAAAAAGATCATTTTACAGCAGACTACAGAATTGAAAATAATGAAATTATTCAAATTGGTGATATCATTGTAGAGCCTTATGGAAATGAAAGTATAGAAGCCGTAGATTACATCTGTGGTGTAACTGAATCTCCTACAAAACCTGATTCCTTTCTTGAAATTGAACCTACTGCAGATTTTATGGGGGAATTGGCAAGGATAAAATTTAAAGGTATATCTGAAAAAGATGATTATCAACCCCACTACTACAAGGAGTTTTCTTTCAGAAAATAACAATATTTAATCCCTAATGTTTTATTAAAGTATAGAAAATCACTCTTTTTTTCTGAAAATTTATTTTTTGCAAATTTAGTTTATTTATGATATTATGGCGATATGAATAAGCTACAAAATGCTATATAATTTAATTTGGAGGATATAGTGAAAACTGTTCTGTATGATGAGCATGTAAAATTAGGTGGAAAAGTTGTTGATTTCGCTGGTTGGGAAATGCCTTTGTGGTATACAAAAGGTCAAAGTGTTGAACATCATGCTACAAGAAAAAATGTTGGTCTTTTCGATATTTGCCATATGGGTGAATTCAGAGTAACTGGCAAAGACAGTAAAGAGTTTTTCTCAAGATTACTTTCAAATAATATCAACTCAATGGTTGATGGACAAGCAATGTACAATTTTATGCACAACGAAAAAGGTGGTGTAATTGATGATTGTATCGTTTACAGATTTGAAGAAGAAAGATGGATGCTTGTTGTAAACGCAGGTAATATCGATATTGATTTTGACTGGTTGAAATCTCATTGTTTCGGTGACGTTAAAATTGAAAACCTTTCAGATGTAATGGGTAAACTAGATCTTCAAGGTCCAAATGCTCCAAAGCTTATTAAAAAACTTGCTGGTGAAGATGCTGTTGCCGGTCTTGGTTTTTTTAAAGCTAGAGAAAATGTAAACCTTGATGGAATAGAGATAATTCTTTCTAGAACTGGTTATACAGGTGAAATTGGTTTTGAGTTATATGTAGACATTGATAAAACTGTTGAACTTTGGAATAAATTATTGACAGCAGGTGAAGAGTTTGGAATAGAACCTTGTGGTCTTGGTGCCAGAGATTCTCTTAGAACTGAAGCAGGTCTTCCACTCCATGGACACGAAATCCACCCTGAAGTTCCTTCTATAGAAACTCCTTGGGCATTTGTTTTCGATTGGGATCATGAGTTTATTGGCAAAGAAGCTCTTGTTAAATACAGAGAAGAAGGCGTAAAAACTTTTGTTTATCCATTTGTTATGAACGGAAGAAGTAAGGCAATGCCAGAATGGGATGCTTATAAAGATGGTGAAAAAATTGGAGTTGTACTTTCAGGCGTAATTTCTCCAACCCTTGAAAATAAACCTATTGGTTTTTTAAGATCAACTATTGCTCTTGAGGAAGGTACTTTACTCTCATTCAAAAAAGAGGACAGTAAGAGAGTTCTTGAAGGCGAAATTAGTAAATCACCATTTGTTGCACCGACTTCCAGAAAAAAAATGAAAAGTTTTTTATAAGTATTTAGTACTATAATTGAAAGAAGTGGAAAATTTCCACTTCTTTTATTTTTTTTAAAAAATCTAAAAGGACTCCCCGAAATGATTAGATTTTTAATGCTGTTTCTTATTTATAAAATTTGTTTCTCCGCGAGTTTGAAGGAGGTTTTCGAAACAGCTCTACCTTCCGGTGAATATGACAAATACATAGAATTAGAAACTGGAGAAATTTATACAGGTGGTTTGCTGATAGGCAAAGTTTATAATCCTGTCACAGCGAAACTTGAGGGTGAAGAAGGCTTGAATGTGAAAATCTCTGGAAATGGAGCAATTATCGACCTTCAAGGATCGGAAATTGTTATTTCATTTTGTAAAAACAGGCTTGATATCGACAATTGTATCATCTTGAATGGCGGTATAAAATATCGAGGCGATATTTTTGGAAATGAAGAAATCCTACCGTTTGGTACGGTTGAATATGTCACCTTCTATAAACCTTATGACTATGCCGTAAAATTAAAAGGT
This is a stretch of genomic DNA from Candidatus Delongbacteria bacterium. It encodes these proteins:
- the tsaE gene encoding tRNA (adenosine(37)-N6)-threonylcarbamoyltransferase complex ATPase subunit type 1 TsaE, encoding MKILEKNKMITRSAKETKKIAGKLAESFTGGEIILFRGEVGAGKTVFTQGICEKLGVKDYVNSPSYVLLNTYKSEKFNFYHYDLYRIGSIDELTELGYYEFPGKPENITIIEWSELLECEMPESYIIVEIKVIDSKTREIIITRG
- the tsaB gene encoding tRNA (adenosine(37)-N6)-threonylcarbamoyltransferase complex dimerization subunit type 1 TsaB, with the protein product MKILSLESSGHFSSISLFEDEKCMDFIENRDKHAHNGALSSMINNCFNNNSVKASQIDLYVIDGGPGSFTGLRIGASLLKSLSFSVDKPFISLNSTEIIAYKLMKQKKLASGIIRVLYDGRQKDHFTADYRIENNEIIQIGDIIVEPYGNESIEAVDYICGVTESPTKPDSFLEIEPTADFMGELARIKFKGISEKDDYQPHYYKEFSFRK
- the gcvT gene encoding glycine cleavage system aminomethyltransferase GcvT; this encodes MKTVLYDEHVKLGGKVVDFAGWEMPLWYTKGQSVEHHATRKNVGLFDICHMGEFRVTGKDSKEFFSRLLSNNINSMVDGQAMYNFMHNEKGGVIDDCIVYRFEEERWMLVVNAGNIDIDFDWLKSHCFGDVKIENLSDVMGKLDLQGPNAPKLIKKLAGEDAVAGLGFFKARENVNLDGIEIILSRTGYTGEIGFELYVDIDKTVELWNKLLTAGEEFGIEPCGLGARDSLRTEAGLPLHGHEIHPEVPSIETPWAFVFDWDHEFIGKEALVKYREEGVKTFVYPFVMNGRSKAMPEWDAYKDGEKIGVVLSGVISPTLENKPIGFLRSTIALEEGTLLSFKKEDSKRVLEGEISKSPFVAPTSRKKMKSFL